Proteins found in one Kwoniella shivajii chromosome 4, complete sequence genomic segment:
- a CDS encoding vacuolar protein 8 yields MGAVSSCCGPRRKNSYEPLLLENEREAVADLLQYLENRSTTNFFSGSPLAALTTLSFSDNVDLQRSAALAFAEITEKEVREVGRDTLDPVLYLLTSHDHEVQRAASAALGNLAVNAENKLLIVSLGGLEPLIRQMLSSNVEVQCNAVGCITNLATHDENKTQIAKSGALIPLTRLAKSKDMRVQRNATGALLNMTHSDENRQQLVSAGAIPVLVSLLNSPDTDVQYYCTTALSNIAVDGTNRKRLATSEPKLVQSLVQLMDSQSLKVQCQAALALRNLASDEKYQLEIVKFDGLKPLLRLLHSTYLPLILSAAACVRNVSIHPANESPIIDSGFLQPLIELLSFDENEEVQCHAISTLRNLAASSERNKGAIVEAGAVERIKELVLTVPLAVQSEMTACVAVLALSDDLKPQLLEMGICEVLIPLTNSSSVEVQGNSAAALGNLSSKAAEDYAPFNAVWNKPDGGLHAYLVRFLSSADITFQHIAVWTIVQLLEAEDDQLTNNIRSSPILMSSIRQLAASPPPSRGGRNEISQGSDEDYEDDGLDGEGEGEIATLARRILDLTEDGDNSRDTNQGSHFSNTTNQHQSRDDGNVGSLGSEHAALRASVHRALSGGH; encoded by the exons ATGGGAGCTGTGAGCAGTtgtt GCGGACCAAGGCGAAAGAACAGTTATGAACCACTTTTACttgagaatgagagagaagCAGTAGCGGATTTATTACAGTACTTGGAAA ATCGATCAACAACCAATTTTTTCTCAGGATCACCTTTGGCTGCTCTGACAACACTCTCATTCTCTGACAATGTGGATTTACAAAGATCAGCAGCGTTGGCTTTCGCTGAAATCacagaaaaggaagtaaGGGAGGTGGGAAGAGATACTTTGGATCCTGTACTTTACCTCTTGACAagtcatgatcatgaagTCCAAAGAGCTGCCAGTGCTGCTCTAGGCAATTTAGCTGTAAATG CCGAAAATAAGTTATTGATTGTTTCGCTTGGTGGTCTTGAACCCCTTATAAGACAGATGTTGAGCTCAAATGTGGAAGTACAGTGTAATGCCGTAGGATGTATAACCAATCTTGCTACTCATG ACGAGAATAAAACTCAAATCGCAAAATCAGGAGCTTTGATCCCCTTGACTAGATTGGCTAAATCAAAGGACATGAGAGTGCAGAGAAATGCCACTGGTGCACTATTGAACATGACCCACTCAG ACGAAAATCGCCAACAACTTGTTTCGGCTGGAGCTATACCCGTCCTTGTCAGCTTGCTCAATTCTCCGGATACCGATGTTCAATATTACTGCACTACTGCTTTGAGTAACATTGCTGTCGATG GCACAAACCGCAAAAGACTCGCAACTTCGGAACCTAAACTAGTCCAAAGTCTTGTTCAACTCATGGATAGTCAAAGTTTGAAAGTGCAATGTCAAGCTGCATTGGCCCTTCGTAACCTCGCATCTGACG AAAAATACCAGCTTGAAATTGTAAAATTTGATGGACTTAAGCCTTTACTTCGACTACTTCATTCTACttatcttcctttgatcCTATCAGCAGCAGCATGTGTTCGAAATGTATCAATTCATCCAGCAAATGAATCACCAATTATTGATTCAGgatttcttcaacctctCATCGAGCTACTGTCATTCgacgaaaatgaagaagttCAATGCCACGCTATATCGACTCTCAGAAATCTGGCTGCATCAAGTGAAAGGAACAAGGGAGCTATCGTGGAAGCTGGAGCTGTGGAAAGGATCAAAGAATTGGTTTTGACAGTACCGTTGGCTGTTCAGAGTGAAATGACCGCTTGTGTGGCCGTTTTGGCTTTGAGTG ACGACCTCAAACCGCAATTACTCGAGATGGGAATATGCGAAGTTCTCATTCCTCTCACCAACTCATCCAGCGTAGAAGTACAAGGCAATTCCGCTGCCGCACTTGGTAATCTCTCTTCGAAAG CTGCCGAGGACTACGCCCCGTTCAACGCTGTTTGGAATAAGCCTGACGGAGGTTTACACGCATACTTGGTCAGATTCTTGAGCAGCGCGGATATAACTTTCCAACATATTGCCGTATGG ACGATTGTGCAATTattggaagctgaagatgatcaattgaccaaCAACATCAGATCATCACCTATACTAATGTCTTCAATCCGACAATTAGCagcttcaccaccaccttcacgtggaggaaggaatgagaTATCGCAAGGCTCAGATGAAGATTacgaggatgatggattggatggtgaaggtgaaggtgaaattgCAACATTAGCAAGGAGAATATTGgatttgactgaagatgGCGATAATTCAAGAGATACCAACCAAGGTTCCCATTTTTCAAATACAACAAATCAACACCAATCTAGAGATGATGGGAATGTTGGAAGTTTAGGTAGTGAACATGCTGCTCTTAGAGCTAGTGTACATCGAGCATTAAGTGGTGGGCATTGA